One part of the Tenacibaculum sp. 190130A14a genome encodes these proteins:
- a CDS encoding TonB-dependent receptor domain-containing protein: MKNLICMLILLSSVVLTAQITVKGKVLEQNSNQPLEFATVILTNPTTQQIIAGETTDQNGQYTIKVKKGTYNVKVEFIGFKNKSIQNISLGKNQTIPTFFLEEDAEKLDEIEITAEKSTTEYKLDKRVFNVGKDLISKGGSVNDILNNVPSVNVDIEGGISLRGNPNVRILINGRPSVLTANNGLESIPSENIEKVEVITNPSAKYDAEGTAGIINIILKKNKKGRFGSSLQLTAGIPDNHSINYNVNYKKEKFNLFSNLGYRYMKFDGSGFLNRTNFDNTNTPISFSNRTTESTRSRSTFNIYFGSDYYINDQNTITLSYYHRNNLSKNSVSYEFDFLNSAQQTDSKLATQEFYREPQKANQIEFNYVKTFDKKGQKFTLNLQYDFWNDDENEMVKEQQVFPVNPTTNTLKSRDIESSKDFLFQSDFKLPISEKSHVEMGIKGEIRNIDSDYKVWDNTVLVDSLDNLLRYQERIYGAYVQYGNRKNKLQYLLGLRAEHANTGSTDRKDQFRTDKSYTDLFPTAHLTYNFSQGTNLQLSYSRRIRRPSFWHLNPFGGISDRRNIRVGNPDLDPMYTNSFELGFLKRWSKFTVNPSVYFQRTTNVFETLVTANSFGALVSKPINSGTEKRFGAELAVRFSPYKWWRLSSEFNYFSFTQRGIYMVDDNNWSTRVNSRMRFSKLTIQTSFNYQGERESGQIFTDAQYQANIGISKDFWNDKATLTLNMNNIFDSRVRKQLITGSDYTAYRYERPIGRFSSLTFIYRFNRTKRDRDRLPD, from the coding sequence ATGAAAAATTTAATCTGCATGCTCATTTTATTGAGCTCTGTAGTCTTAACAGCTCAAATAACCGTAAAAGGAAAGGTACTTGAACAAAATTCTAATCAACCCTTAGAATTTGCGACTGTTATTTTAACAAACCCAACAACCCAACAAATCATTGCTGGAGAAACCACTGATCAAAACGGACAATATACTATAAAAGTAAAAAAAGGAACCTATAATGTTAAAGTTGAATTCATTGGCTTTAAAAACAAGTCTATTCAAAATATCTCATTAGGTAAAAACCAAACAATTCCTACCTTCTTCTTAGAAGAAGATGCTGAAAAACTGGATGAAATCGAAATAACTGCAGAAAAATCTACCACAGAATACAAATTAGACAAACGTGTTTTTAATGTTGGAAAAGATCTCATTTCTAAAGGAGGATCTGTTAATGATATTTTAAACAATGTTCCTTCTGTAAATGTTGATATTGAAGGAGGAATTAGCTTGAGAGGGAATCCTAACGTGCGTATCTTAATTAATGGTAGACCTTCTGTTTTAACTGCGAACAACGGATTAGAATCTATTCCTTCAGAAAATATTGAAAAGGTCGAAGTAATTACTAATCCATCTGCAAAATACGATGCAGAAGGAACTGCTGGAATTATCAATATCATTCTTAAAAAGAATAAAAAAGGGCGCTTTGGTAGTTCTTTACAGTTAACGGCAGGTATTCCTGACAATCATAGTATTAACTATAACGTAAACTACAAAAAGGAAAAATTCAATTTATTTTCTAACCTTGGATATCGCTATATGAAATTTGATGGAAGTGGTTTTTTAAATAGAACAAACTTCGATAATACCAATACACCTATTTCTTTTTCAAACAGAACAACTGAAAGCACTCGTAGCAGAAGTACTTTTAATATTTATTTTGGAAGCGATTATTATATCAACGATCAAAACACCATTACCTTAAGTTATTATCATAGAAACAACTTAAGTAAGAACAGTGTTTCATATGAGTTTGATTTTTTAAACAGCGCACAACAAACCGATAGTAAACTTGCTACGCAAGAGTTTTATAGAGAACCTCAAAAAGCAAATCAAATTGAGTTTAACTATGTAAAAACCTTCGATAAAAAAGGCCAAAAGTTTACGCTAAATCTTCAATACGATTTCTGGAATGATGACGAAAATGAAATGGTAAAAGAGCAACAAGTATTTCCTGTAAACCCAACAACCAATACTTTAAAAAGTAGAGACATTGAAAGTAGTAAAGACTTCTTATTTCAATCAGACTTTAAACTCCCTATTAGTGAAAAATCTCATGTAGAAATGGGTATTAAAGGAGAAATCAGAAATATTGATAGCGATTATAAGGTTTGGGACAATACTGTTTTAGTGGACAGTTTAGATAACTTATTACGATATCAAGAACGTATTTACGGAGCCTATGTTCAATATGGAAATAGAAAAAACAAACTACAATATTTATTAGGATTACGTGCTGAACATGCCAACACTGGAAGTACTGATAGAAAGGATCAATTTAGAACTGACAAGAGCTATACCGATTTATTTCCAACAGCGCATTTGACGTATAATTTTAGTCAAGGTACTAACTTACAATTGAGTTATAGTAGAAGAATTCGTCGTCCGAGTTTCTGGCATTTGAATCCGTTTGGTGGAATTTCTGACCGTAGGAATATTCGAGTTGGGAATCCAGATTTAGACCCGATGTATACCAATTCTTTTGAACTAGGTTTTCTAAAAAGATGGAGTAAGTTTACGGTGAATCCTTCTGTGTACTTTCAACGAACTACCAATGTATTTGAAACCTTGGTTACAGCAAATTCTTTTGGTGCCCTAGTTTCAAAACCCATCAATTCAGGAACTGAAAAAAGATTCGGAGCTGAACTAGCAGTACGTTTCTCTCCGTACAAATGGTGGAGACTCTCAAGTGAATTTAACTATTTTTCATTTACACAGCGAGGCATATACATGGTAGATGATAACAATTGGTCAACTCGTGTAAACTCTCGAATGAGGTTTTCAAAACTAACCATTCAAACAAGTTTTAATTACCAGGGAGAAAGGGAAAGCGGACAAATATTTACAGATGCTCAATACCAAGCGAATATTGGTATTAGTAAGGATTTTTGGAATGATAAAGCAACTTTAACCTTAAACATGAACAACATCTTTGATTCTCGTGTACGTAAACAATTAATTACTGGAAGTGATTATACCGCCTATCGTTATGAAAGACCTATCGGACGCTTTTCATCATTGACATTTATTTATCGATTTAACAGAACCAAAAGAGATCGTGATCGTTTACCTGATTAA
- a CDS encoding efflux RND transporter permease subunit, translating to MTEKQKKQVDKEFGLSSWAINNKTTIYVMMVMILIMGISAFLSMPRENFPEIRETKIYISSVYPGNTAEDIEKLITDPLEDKLKTVSNVVEITSTSQEDYSMVVVEFDENITVDQAKQKVKDEIDQETSGEDWPTFNGAKVEPNVFELSMSEEMPILNINISGDYPVDKLKEFGEYLEDEIEDLPEIKKVDIRGAEEKEVEIAVDIYKMMAAQVSFQDIINSVNGGNLTMSAGNLIASGQRRTIRILGEIEDPQELQNFVVKSEKGNSIYLKDIASVSFKDKDKTTYAREFGEAVVMLDVKKRSGKNMVEAAEKIQVIVKDARENVFPSNLKVTIANDQSSKTIGQVDDLVNNIIFGVILVVLVLMFFLGFKNALFVGFAIPMSMFMSLMILSWLGYTMNTMILFGLIMGLGMLVDNGIVVVENVYRLMDEGMPRIEAAKKGIGEIAFPIIISTATTVAAFIPLGMWPGVMGQFMIYFPVTLSVVLGSSLFVAIFFNSVMVSQFMSVEDKNMPLKRIITLSAIMGVIGLLIIIFGGAYRALGSIMVFTAIMLWVYRMALRPWANAFQNNVLPRWERFYERALRAALKGWRPYVITLGTFLLLFFAFGGFGASVQSQRTKVEFFPDNTPNQIIVYIEYPQGTDIEKTNLIMKDLEERVYNVLNSPEYMHGDHNFLVESAVSQVGAGSGNPQTDGGSTAEMPHRGKITASMREYKYREGADSKELQKKVTEALKGIYPGLAISVEKEAVGPPAGYPINIELEGKDYGELINTAEKMRDFINSKSIAGIDELKIDVNKSKPSMLVNVDRKKAGELGVNSSQVGSQLRNAIFGSKAGIYKEDGEDYDIYVRFNKDNRYNKSAIFNQKITFRDMASGQIKEIPVSAIAKQTNTSGYSAIKHKDVKRVVTVYSALAPGYTDAAAIVAQIENEMKTFTEQPDTVKINYTGQIEEQNKQMAFLMGAFFSGLGLIFLILIFQFNSVSKPGIIMLAIFLSLIGVFGGLIITAKPFVIMMTMMGIISLAGIVVNNGVVLLDYTQLLIDRKKVENGIAEDDYVDVNTLGEAIIRGGKARLRPVLLTAITTILGLIPLATGFNINFYTLFSEFNPHIYMGGDNVIFWGPLAWTVIYGLFIATFLTLIVVPILFYLITRFKMWLRRVM from the coding sequence ATGACTGAAAAACAAAAAAAACAAGTCGATAAAGAGTTCGGTTTATCCTCTTGGGCAATTAATAATAAGACTACCATTTATGTAATGATGGTGATGATACTTATTATGGGTATTTCTGCCTTCTTAAGTATGCCAAGAGAGAACTTCCCAGAGATTAGAGAAACTAAGATTTATATTAGTTCTGTATATCCAGGAAACACTGCCGAAGACATAGAAAAATTAATTACTGATCCGTTAGAAGACAAATTAAAAACGGTAAGTAATGTGGTAGAGATTACTTCTACATCGCAAGAAGATTACTCAATGGTAGTGGTAGAGTTTGATGAAAATATTACCGTAGACCAAGCAAAGCAAAAGGTAAAAGACGAGATAGATCAAGAAACATCTGGTGAAGATTGGCCAACCTTTAACGGAGCTAAAGTAGAACCAAATGTGTTTGAATTGAGTATGTCTGAAGAAATGCCAATCTTAAATATCAACATCTCTGGAGATTATCCGGTAGATAAGTTAAAAGAGTTTGGGGAGTATTTAGAAGATGAGATTGAAGATTTACCAGAGATTAAGAAAGTAGATATCCGTGGAGCAGAGGAGAAGGAAGTAGAGATTGCGGTAGATATTTATAAAATGATGGCTGCTCAGGTGAGTTTCCAAGATATTATCAACTCGGTAAATGGAGGGAACTTAACCATGTCTGCTGGTAATTTAATTGCAAGTGGACAACGTAGAACCATTCGAATCTTAGGAGAAATAGAAGATCCACAAGAGTTACAAAACTTTGTAGTAAAATCTGAAAAAGGAAACTCTATTTACTTAAAAGATATTGCAAGTGTTTCTTTTAAAGATAAAGACAAAACTACCTATGCACGTGAGTTCGGAGAAGCGGTAGTAATGCTTGATGTAAAGAAGCGTTCTGGTAAAAACATGGTAGAAGCAGCAGAGAAGATTCAAGTAATTGTAAAGGATGCTAGAGAAAATGTTTTTCCAAGTAACTTAAAAGTTACGATTGCAAACGATCAATCATCAAAAACAATTGGTCAGGTAGATGACTTAGTAAACAACATTATTTTCGGGGTAATCTTAGTAGTATTAGTACTAATGTTTTTCCTTGGATTTAAAAATGCATTGTTCGTAGGATTTGCAATTCCAATGTCGATGTTCATGTCCTTAATGATTTTAAGTTGGTTAGGATATACCATGAACACCATGATTCTTTTCGGATTAATTATGGGGCTTGGAATGTTAGTAGATAATGGTATTGTGGTTGTAGAAAACGTATACCGTTTAATGGATGAAGGAATGCCAAGAATTGAAGCGGCTAAAAAAGGTATTGGAGAAATTGCATTTCCAATTATCATTTCTACAGCAACAACGGTAGCGGCATTTATTCCATTAGGAATGTGGCCTGGAGTAATGGGACAGTTTATGATTTACTTCCCAGTAACCTTATCAGTAGTATTAGGATCGTCTTTATTTGTAGCTATTTTCTTTAACTCTGTAATGGTATCTCAGTTTATGAGTGTAGAAGATAAAAACATGCCGTTAAAGAGAATTATTACCTTATCGGCTATCATGGGAGTGATTGGGTTACTGATTATCATTTTTGGTGGAGCGTATAGAGCTTTAGGATCAATCATGGTATTTACAGCAATTATGTTATGGGTATATCGAATGGCTTTAAGACCATGGGCAAATGCATTTCAAAACAATGTGTTGCCACGTTGGGAACGTTTTTATGAAAGAGCGTTACGAGCTGCTTTAAAAGGATGGAGGCCGTATGTAATTACTCTAGGAACATTTCTTTTATTATTCTTTGCTTTTGGAGGGTTTGGAGCTTCAGTTCAAAGCCAGAGAACAAAGGTAGAATTCTTCCCAGATAATACGCCAAATCAGATTATTGTTTATATCGAATATCCGCAAGGAACTGATATTGAGAAAACAAATCTGATTATGAAAGATTTGGAAGAACGTGTATACAACGTGTTGAATTCACCTGAATATATGCACGGTGATCATAATTTCTTAGTAGAAAGTGCAGTTTCTCAGGTTGGAGCAGGATCTGGAAATCCACAAACAGATGGTGGATCTACTGCAGAAATGCCACACAGAGGAAAGATTACCGCTTCTATGCGTGAGTATAAATACCGTGAAGGAGCAGATAGTAAGGAGTTACAAAAGAAAGTAACAGAGGCCTTAAAAGGAATTTATCCAGGATTGGCAATTTCTGTAGAAAAAGAAGCTGTTGGTCCACCAGCAGGATATCCTATTAATATTGAGTTAGAAGGAAAGGACTACGGAGAATTGATCAATACGGCAGAAAAAATGCGTGATTTTATCAATTCGAAAAGTATAGCTGGTATTGATGAGTTAAAGATTGATGTAAACAAATCTAAACCATCGATGTTGGTAAATGTAGACCGTAAAAAGGCTGGAGAATTAGGCGTAAATTCTTCTCAAGTAGGAAGTCAATTGCGTAATGCGATTTTCGGATCGAAAGCAGGTATTTATAAAGAAGACGGTGAAGATTATGATATCTATGTGCGTTTTAACAAGGATAACAGGTATAATAAGAGTGCTATTTTCAATCAGAAAATAACCTTTAGAGATATGGCTTCTGGTCAAATCAAGGAGATTCCAGTATCGGCTATTGCGAAACAAACCAATACCTCAGGATATAGCGCAATTAAACATAAAGATGTTAAGCGTGTGGTAACCGTGTATTCGGCATTGGCACCTGGGTATACAGATGCAGCAGCAATTGTAGCGCAGATTGAAAATGAAATGAAAACGTTTACGGAGCAACCAGATACTGTAAAGATTAATTATACTGGACAGATTGAAGAACAAAACAAGCAAATGGCATTCTTAATGGGAGCGTTCTTTTCTGGACTTGGTTTGATTTTCTTAATCTTAATTTTCCAGTTCAACTCTGTTTCGAAGCCTGGAATTATCATGTTAGCGATTTTCTTAAGTTTAATTGGAGTGTTTGGAGGATTGATTATAACTGCAAAACCATTCGTAATTATGATGACCATGATGGGTATTATCTCGTTGGCGGGTATTGTAGTAAACAATGGGGTAGTCCTCTTAGATTATACCCAGTTATTAATTGATAGAAAGAAAGTTGAAAATGGTATTGCTGAAGATGATTATGTAGATGTAAATACCTTAGGAGAAGCAATCATTAGAGGAGGTAAAGCTCGTTTACGTCCGGTATTATTAACGGCAATTACGACCATCTTAGGATTAATTCCGTTAGCAACTGGATTCAATATTAACTTCTATACATTATTCAGTGAATTTAATCCACATATTTATATGGGAGGTGATAACGTAATTTTCTGGGGTCCATTAGCATGGACAGTAATTTACGGATTATTCATAGCTACCTTCTTAACGTTAATTGTGGTTCCAATATTATTCTACCTAATAACACGTTTTAAAATGTGGTTGCGCAGAGTTATGTAA
- a CDS encoding efflux RND transporter periplasmic adaptor subunit has translation MRKIYSIVLLSVLLASCGGNKEQSVQEVIATNDLAQIRTKKAELDTKQQELAAEIKQLNDKISELDTNKKIPLITVFSAKTADFVHYLELQGDVQTKQNVLIYPEMAGQLVSIYVKEGQKVVKGQTLAKIDDGGLGNQLAQVEAQAALAKTTYERQKRLWEQRIGSEIQYLQAKTSYEAQKNAVDQLKRQLGKSVIRAPFTGVIDDVIKEQGTVVAPGMGAEVFRIVNLGDMYIETDVPESYITSIKKGKSVEVEFPILGKSLQSTVRQAGNFINPANRTFKVEIGVPNKDRTIKPNLTAKLKINDYTNPKAILIPQSIISENAKGEQYIYVVKDVKDQKGVAKQAIITTGKTQGDVIEVLSGVENGAQIVEEGARSVKDGQEVKILAVSQAK, from the coding sequence ATGAGAAAAATATATTCAATAGTATTACTATCTGTACTTTTAGCTTCATGTGGAGGTAACAAAGAACAGTCTGTACAAGAAGTAATTGCTACCAATGATTTAGCTCAAATAAGAACAAAGAAAGCAGAGTTAGATACAAAACAGCAAGAATTAGCTGCAGAAATCAAACAATTAAACGATAAGATTTCTGAATTAGATACTAATAAAAAGATTCCATTAATTACCGTATTTTCTGCTAAAACAGCAGATTTTGTACACTACTTAGAATTACAAGGAGATGTACAAACAAAACAAAATGTTTTGATTTACCCAGAAATGGCTGGGCAGTTAGTAAGCATCTATGTAAAAGAAGGGCAAAAGGTTGTAAAAGGACAAACCTTAGCTAAGATTGATGATGGAGGTTTAGGAAACCAGTTAGCACAAGTAGAAGCACAAGCGGCTTTAGCAAAAACTACTTATGAGCGTCAAAAGAGATTGTGGGAGCAAAGAATTGGATCTGAGATTCAATACTTACAAGCAAAAACATCGTATGAAGCACAAAAGAATGCGGTAGATCAATTAAAAAGACAATTAGGAAAGTCTGTAATTAGAGCACCATTTACTGGAGTAATTGATGATGTAATTAAAGAACAAGGAACGGTAGTAGCACCAGGAATGGGAGCAGAAGTTTTTAGAATTGTAAACTTAGGAGATATGTACATCGAAACAGATGTTCCTGAAAGTTATATTACGTCTATTAAAAAAGGAAAAAGTGTAGAGGTGGAGTTTCCAATCTTAGGAAAATCATTACAATCTACAGTGCGTCAAGCAGGAAACTTTATCAATCCAGCAAACAGAACTTTTAAAGTAGAAATTGGAGTTCCTAATAAAGATAGAACAATCAAACCAAACTTAACAGCGAAGTTGAAAATCAATGATTATACAAATCCAAAGGCAATTTTAATTCCACAGAGTATTATTTCTGAAAATGCAAAAGGAGAGCAGTATATCTATGTAGTAAAAGATGTAAAAGATCAAAAAGGAGTTGCTAAGCAAGCAATTATTACTACTGGAAAAACGCAAGGAGATGTTATTGAGGTTTTATCTGGAGTAGAAAACGGAGCTCAGATTGTAGAAGAAGGAGCTCGTAGTGTAAAAGATGGGCAAGAGGTGAAGATCTTAGCAGTTTCTCAAGCAAAATAA